CTCATTGTTACAAAAAGAGATGACAGATATATGATAATCGCAGGAGAACGCAGATGGCGAGCTTCCAAAATTGCTGGTCTGTTAAAAGTTCCGGCTATCATAAAAGATTATTCTGATCAAAAAGTAAGCGAAATTTCTTTGATTGAAAACTTACAAAGAGAAGATCTCAATCCTATAGAAGCAGCAAAAGCAATAAAGCAATTAATGAATGAATATAACTACACTCAAGAAAAAGTTGCAGAAAGATTGGGTAAAAGCCGTCCTGCTATAACAAATACTTTAAGACTTCTAACTCTTAACAAAGAGATAATAGATATGATTTTGAAGGGAAGTCTTAGTGCAGGTCACGCACGCGCACTTTTAGCAATAGAAGATCAAGAAGGACAGCTCAAGCTAGCCAAAATTGCAGTTGAAAAGCAAATGTCGGTTAGAGATCTTGAAAGTGCGGTAAAAAAGTATTTAGCGCCCAAACCTGAACCTAAACCTGCACCTGAACAGAGTTTAGAATTAAAAGAACTTATATATGATATGCAAAGAGTTTTTGCAACCAAAGTTACAGCTATAGGAAACGATGCAAAAGGTAGAATATATATAGATTATTTTTCAAGAGACGATCTTGAAAGAATATGCGAACTGATAGAAGATTTAAAAAAGAAGATATAAAAGAAAAAAATGTTTCACGTGAAACATTTTTTTAATCGTTTTTTAATCGATATCTAATTATTGGTTAATTGACCGCTGATATAATGTTATTGTCGGAAGCGGAATTGTATATTTTTTGCAGACTTATGTGAACTCTGATGCTTTTGTTGACAGCCTGAGCAATCTTATCAGCAAGTTTATATACAAATCCTAACTTAGCAGTTTGAAAATTATTAGAACTATTGGAAGCAACACAAGCTGAGATTCCCAAAGAACCGGCTTTTGGCAGCTTATGACCGACAAAAGAGCCAGGATAAATACCCGATGTTAGCTTGATTGTTCCGATATCTTCTGGATTTCCTATGCTGGCATCAATAGCCCAAATTTTTTGGTTTGGATGGCGTATCTTGATAAAGTCTAATGTTGTTTGAAGATTTTGAGCTGTAACTGGAAGATTTAGCGTACCATAGACATAACAAGGTGTGTTATAAATATTTACAAGAAGATGGCCGCATAATGGACCTAAGCAGTCACCAGTTATACGATCGCTGCCTATACATAAAATAACAGGCAATGTTTTAAAAAGCCTAAGCTTTTTTAAAAGCATGTCAGCTAGACTTGTGTAATCTGATTCAAAAGAAAATGCAGTCGTTTTCATAAACATTAGATAGTATAATAAATTTGATATAAGGGAATTATTCCCACATAGATAAAAAAAATACGTTAGATTAGGGCAAAAGGAGGCTTCTAATGGCGCTAGCAATTGACGGTATAGTAATTGGCATATTATTGATTTTCACGCTTTACGGGGCGTATAAAGGCGCTTTAAAGTCAATAACCTCATTATTTGGTACAGCAATATCGTTAGTAATAGCTGTTTTGGTGGTATATTTTCTTGGAAATAAGGTTTATGAAATTGCGTTTATAAACAATTTGTTTGCTGCTGACAATGGCAGTCTTGCTTCATTTTTTTCATCAAAATTACCTGACTTTAACGGAGTAACGATAGGAGCTACACAGCAAGAAATTAATGAAGCAATTGGCGGATTGTGGAGTGTAATCGTTCCGCTGTTGACCAAGGTTATTAGTAAAATGACAGGCGGTGCTTATCAAGGGCAAACGATAAATTATGCATTAGGCAGGTTCTTAGCTCAAGTTGTATTCTATATACTTCTAGCTTTGGTAGTGTTCTTGATCTTAAGAATAATTATAAGATCATTAGAAAAGTTGATTGACAAGATCAAAGGGCAAAAGACGATCAATGATATTGATAAATTCTTTGGATTGTTTATAGGATTTATAAAAGGCGCTGTTACAGTTTCTTTATTATTGATTGTGTTTGGATTTATACTCAATTTGTCATTTATGGCGCCTGTAAAAGCAGCGTTTGAACAAACTTATGTTGCTAAAGAACTTAGCAAAATAGTTTTTGAAATAGTAAATAAAATATTTAATAATCCTAAGTTTTTGGGTGGACTAACCGGCTAGACTTATTTGGATGTTAATTAAAAAAAGGCCGCTGTCTTAATAACAGCGGCCTTTTTTTTATGTTATACATTAATAAAGGACATCAATAAAAATATGTTATACATTAATAAAGGACATCAATAAAAAGCTGTAAATTTTAATATTTTTTTCTCAAAACAGAAGGGTCTTCAATTTTGATAAAGGTGTCATTATTTCTTGTCAGATATTCTTCGGTAAATGCTTGATAAGAATAACCGCCCGAGCTCTTGGGATCATATTGCATAATGGGCATTCCATAGCTGGGTGCTTCTCCAAGTCTGATATTGCGAGGAATCTTTACTTCAAAGACTTTGTTTCCAAAATATTTATAAATTTCATCAGCTACGTTATTAACTAAGTTGGATCTTCCGTCAAACATTGTCAATAAAACACCGTCAATTTCAATAGTAGGATTGAGATGTTTTTTAACAAGTTTAATAGTATTCATTAATTGGCTCAAACCTTCCAGAGCAAAGAATTCACTTTGAATAGGAATGATTACAGAGTCGCAAGCAGTAAGAGCATTGATGGTTAGAAGACCTAGGGAAGGAGGACAATCAATGCAAATATAGTCGTAAGTATTTTTGAGCTTGTTTAAAATACCCTGCAGAAGTTTTTCGCGCTGTTCCATATAAACCATTTCAACTTCTGCGCCTGCAAGGTCGATATTAGAAGGAATGATATCCAGATTGTCAACACCCGTAGGAGCAATAACATCATCAATAGGACAATCACCCATAAGAGCATTATAGATAGATTTGGTAAGTTTGCTTTTTTGAATTCCTAGACCGCTGGTGGCGTTTCCTTGGGGATCCATATCAACAGACAAAACCTTTTTGCCCATAGCTGCAAGATATGCAGACATATTAATGCAGGTTGTTGTTTTACCCACTCCGCCTTTTTGATTGGTAAAGGCTATTATCTTTCCCATAATCGTAAAACACAATCTCCTTTGATATCAATAATTATATCATAAATATAGCATCAAAACAAATATTAATTATTAAGGAAAAATTTTAAAAAAAACAATTATCGTCAAAAAATGATACGATTTTACAAAGGATTTTTTCTGGGTTTGTTTAGCGGACGCGGATAGCCTTTTGGAGACGGTGCAATTTTATCAATCAAAACCAAAGTTCTGTGATTGCCGTTGAGATCAAATTCAATAATATCTTTGATTTTTCCACCCAAAAATTTTATGGCGTGTTTTGCCTGGTCAAGTTCTAGGCTGATGTCAGCCTTATAAAAAATAGCAGTACCGCCTATTTTTAAAAAAGGCAAAGCATATTCACATAGAACATTAAGCTGAGCAACTGCACGAGCCACAACATAGTCAAAGTCTTTTTGAGTCAAATCTTCTATGCGTGTGTGTAAAGTTTTTATATTGGCAAGTCCTAAGTTATCAATTACCTGATCCACAAATCCAATCTTTTTTAAAGATGAATCAACCAGCAAAAAATTGAGGTCAGGGCGGACAATTTTAAGAGGTATTGAAGGAAAGCCTGCGCCGCAACCTATATCCAAAACATTAGCGTTCTGTGCAATTAAATCACAAGCTGTTATGCTGTCCAAAAAGTGCTTTAGAAAAACTTCGTCTTTTTGGGTTATTGCTGTAAGATTGAACTTCTGATTTTCTTCAATCAGCATATTGAAGAAAGTTTGAAATTTTGGTTCGTTATTTACTGCGAGTGATAATTGGTCTATTTTTATCATAATTAACCTTTTTTTGTTTTTAGGTACAAGAGCAAAACATTAATATCTGCAGGATTTACGCCGCTTATTCTTGAAGCCTGACCTAGAGTAAGCGGTCTTATTTTATTCAGTTTTTGGCGCGCTTCTATTCTAAGCCCTTTCAGCGAATTATAATCCAAATCTTCAGGCAATTTTAGTTCTTCCAGCTTTTTTACATCTTCAATATTTCGTCTTGTGCGTTCAATATAGCCTTCATAACGTGTGGAGACAAGCACTTCTTGAATAACATCGGGCTGAATATCTTTAAGTTCGGGAAGTTCACGAACTATTTCCATTGTAATGTCGTTTCGTTTGAATAACTCTTTTAATGTTATGCCTGATTTTATCAATGACTGGTTAGCTTTTTCCAATAGAGGATTAATAGCTTTGGGAGAAAAACTCTTATCAAGCAAAGAGTTAAGTTGCTGTATTTTTTCAAGCTTGTCAAGATACTTTTGATATCTTTCTTGTGTAACAAGCCCAGCCTCATAACCTAGTTGGGTTAATCTAAGATCTGCATTGTCTTGACGCAAATTAAGTCTAAACTCTGCACGTGATGTCATCATTCTATATGGTTCGTTAGTGCCTTTTGTGGTAAGGTCGTCAATCAAAACGCCTATATATGCCTGGTCTCTGCCCAAAACCAAAGGCGGTTTTTTGCGAATTTTCAAAGACGCATTAAGACCTGCCATAAGACCTTGACATGCAGCTTCTTCATATCCGCTTGTACCGTTAATCT
This is a stretch of genomic DNA from Clostridia bacterium. It encodes these proteins:
- the yyaC gene encoding spore protease YyaC is translated as MKTTAFSFESDYTSLADMLLKKLRLFKTLPVILCIGSDRITGDCLGPLCGHLLVNIYNTPCYVYGTLNLPVTAQNLQTTLDFIKIRHPNQKIWAIDASIGNPEDIGTIKLTSGIYPGSFVGHKLPKAGSLGISACVASNSSNNFQTAKLGFVYKLADKIAQAVNKSIRVHISLQKIYNSASDNNIISAVN
- a CDS encoding AAA family ATPase — translated: MGKIIAFTNQKGGVGKTTTCINMSAYLAAMGKKVLSVDMDPQGNATSGLGIQKSKLTKSIYNALMGDCPIDDVIAPTGVDNLDIIPSNIDLAGAEVEMVYMEQREKLLQGILNKLKNTYDYICIDCPPSLGLLTINALTACDSVIIPIQSEFFALEGLSQLMNTIKLVKKHLNPTIEIDGVLLTMFDGRSNLVNNVADEIYKYFGNKVFEVKIPRNIRLGEAPSYGMPIMQYDPKSSGGYSYQAFTEEYLTRNNDTFIKIEDPSVLRKKY
- the rsmG gene encoding 16S rRNA (guanine(527)-N(7))-methyltransferase RsmG codes for the protein MIKIDQLSLAVNNEPKFQTFFNMLIEENQKFNLTAITQKDEVFLKHFLDSITACDLIAQNANVLDIGCGAGFPSIPLKIVRPDLNFLLVDSSLKKIGFVDQVIDNLGLANIKTLHTRIEDLTQKDFDYVVARAVAQLNVLCEYALPFLKIGGTAIFYKADISLELDQAKHAIKFLGGKIKDIIEFDLNGNHRTLVLIDKIAPSPKGYPRPLNKPRKNPL
- a CDS encoding CvpA family protein, with protein sequence MALAIDGIVIGILLIFTLYGAYKGALKSITSLFGTAISLVIAVLVVYFLGNKVYEIAFINNLFAADNGSLASFFSSKLPDFNGVTIGATQQEINEAIGGLWSVIVPLLTKVISKMTGGAYQGQTINYALGRFLAQVVFYILLALVVFLILRIIIRSLEKLIDKIKGQKTINDIDKFFGLFIGFIKGAVTVSLLLIVFGFILNLSFMAPVKAAFEQTYVAKELSKIVFEIVNKIFNNPKFLGGLTG
- a CDS encoding ParB/RepB/Spo0J family partition protein — its product is MAIKRGLGRGLDSLFGDNDYANKMQTVEVIEQESEVEIDKIFPNPNQPRKTFDEQALNELADSIKIHGVIQPLIVTKRDDRYMIIAGERRWRASKIAGLLKVPAIIKDYSDQKVSEISLIENLQREDLNPIEAAKAIKQLMNEYNYTQEKVAERLGKSRPAITNTLRLLTLNKEIIDMILKGSLSAGHARALLAIEDQEGQLKLAKIAVEKQMSVRDLESAVKKYLAPKPEPKPAPEQSLELKELIYDMQRVFATKVTAIGNDAKGRIYIDYFSRDDLERICELIEDLKKKI